A genomic window from Glaciihabitans sp. INWT7 includes:
- the trxB gene encoding thioredoxin-disulfide reductase, which translates to MRQTIIIGSGPAGYTAAIYAARANLRPLLIASSVEAGGELMKTTEVENFPGFPEGIMGPDLMAAFQAQAERFGTEIVLDDVTSLDLSGDVKTVTLGNGDVHEALSVIFATGSAYRKLGLDDEERLSGHGVSWCATCDGFFFRKKTIAVVGGGDSAMEEANFLTKFADKVYVIHRSDSLRASKTMQDRSFENPKIEFLLNQTVEHIYGDGAVTGVGLRNTVDGSETTLDLSGLFIAIGADPRTHLVHGMLDFNADGTIAVEGRSSRTNLPGVFAAGDVLDPTYRQAVTAAGSGTVAALDAEHYLASLPKDVLAKATADAEPATVSA; encoded by the coding sequence TTGCGCCAGACCATCATCATCGGCTCCGGTCCTGCCGGCTACACCGCGGCGATCTATGCCGCTCGTGCCAACCTTCGCCCCCTGCTCATTGCGAGCTCCGTCGAGGCCGGCGGAGAGCTCATGAAGACGACAGAGGTCGAGAACTTCCCCGGCTTCCCTGAGGGGATCATGGGACCGGATCTCATGGCTGCGTTCCAAGCGCAGGCGGAGCGATTCGGCACCGAGATCGTGCTCGACGACGTGACGTCCCTCGACCTGAGCGGCGATGTGAAGACCGTGACCCTCGGCAACGGCGACGTTCACGAGGCGCTCTCGGTGATCTTCGCCACGGGCTCCGCCTACCGCAAGCTCGGCCTCGACGACGAGGAGCGACTCAGTGGCCACGGCGTCTCGTGGTGTGCCACCTGTGACGGGTTCTTCTTCCGCAAGAAGACCATCGCCGTCGTCGGCGGAGGAGACTCCGCCATGGAGGAGGCCAACTTCCTCACGAAATTCGCCGACAAGGTCTATGTGATCCACCGCAGCGATTCGCTCCGAGCCTCCAAGACCATGCAGGATCGTTCGTTCGAGAACCCCAAGATCGAGTTCCTCCTCAACCAGACCGTGGAGCACATCTACGGCGACGGCGCGGTGACCGGGGTCGGCCTCCGCAACACGGTTGACGGCTCGGAGACGACTCTGGACCTCAGCGGATTGTTCATCGCAATCGGTGCAGACCCCCGCACGCATCTCGTGCACGGCATGCTGGACTTCAACGCCGACGGCACCATCGCGGTCGAGGGGCGTAGCTCGCGCACCAACCTTCCCGGGGTTTTCGCCGCGGGAGACGTGCTGGACCCCACCTACCGACAGGCTGTAACGGCCGCCGGTTCCGGAACGGTCGCGGCCCTCGACGCCGAGCACTACCTGGCGTCCCTCCCAAAAGACGTGCTGGCGAAAGCGACCGCTGACGCCGAGCCCGCAACAGTTTCGGCCTGA
- the trxA gene encoding thioredoxin, which produces MSTAKDVTDASFKADVLDSDKLVLVDFWAEWCGPCRAVSPILDQIAAEHSDKIELVKVNVDDNMEIAAKYQITSIPAMKLFKGGEVVKSVIGAKPKPALEADFAEWLK; this is translated from the coding sequence ATGTCAACCGCCAAAGATGTGACCGACGCCAGCTTCAAGGCCGACGTTCTGGACTCCGACAAGCTCGTACTCGTGGACTTCTGGGCCGAATGGTGCGGCCCGTGTCGCGCGGTCAGCCCGATTCTCGACCAGATCGCCGCCGAGCACTCCGACAAGATCGAGCTCGTCAAGGTGAACGTCGACGACAACATGGAGATCGCTGCGAAGTACCAGATCACGTCGATCCCGGCCATGAAGCTCTTCAAGGGTGGCGAAGTCGTCAAGAGCGTCATCGGCGCAAAGCCCAAGCCCGCTCTCGAGGCCGACTTCGCAGAGTGGCTCAAGTAG
- a CDS encoding PLP-dependent aminotransferase family protein gives MTHDGTNDGTNLDPWYDRYADRTAGLSASEVRALFAVASRPEVVSLAGGMPFVAGLPPELVAGAFERMMSSQGPQALQYSSGQGIPALREQILEVMALEGIRASVDDVVVTTGSQHALELVTKLFINPGDVVLAEGPSYVTAMVVFNSFQADINHVPMDEHGLIPEALRQAISRLKSAGKTIKFLYTIPSFSNPAGVTLTWERRLELLEICRANEILVLEDNPYGLLYFDSPPPQAMRSVDDDGVVYLGTFSKTLAPGFRVGWALAPHAIREKLILANEAAVLSPSSFSQLMISEYLDSADWKGQINTFRGIYRERRDAMLAALAEYLPQLTWTVPNGGFYVWVTLPDHMDSKAMLPRAVKELVAYTPGTAFYADGNGRNNIRLSFCYPTPEFIREGIRRLSVVINGELDLLNTFSQTSPLATIPLKQGIASPPSNIG, from the coding sequence ATGACTCACGACGGAACAAACGACGGCACGAACCTCGACCCCTGGTACGACCGCTATGCCGATCGCACCGCGGGTCTCAGCGCATCGGAGGTGCGGGCGCTGTTCGCCGTGGCATCCCGACCAGAGGTCGTCTCGCTCGCCGGGGGTATGCCGTTCGTCGCCGGGTTGCCGCCAGAGCTTGTCGCCGGTGCATTCGAGCGGATGATGTCCAGCCAGGGCCCGCAGGCACTGCAGTACAGCTCCGGGCAGGGCATCCCGGCTCTTCGGGAGCAGATCCTCGAGGTGATGGCGCTCGAGGGTATCCGCGCAAGCGTCGACGATGTGGTGGTCACGACAGGCTCCCAGCACGCGCTCGAACTCGTCACCAAGCTCTTCATCAATCCGGGCGATGTCGTGCTCGCGGAGGGTCCGAGCTATGTCACCGCGATGGTGGTCTTCAACTCGTTCCAGGCCGATATCAACCACGTCCCGATGGATGAGCACGGCCTCATTCCCGAAGCGTTGCGGCAGGCGATCAGTCGCCTGAAGTCCGCAGGCAAGACGATCAAGTTCCTGTACACGATCCCCTCGTTCAGCAACCCGGCCGGAGTCACTCTCACCTGGGAACGCCGGCTCGAGCTTCTGGAGATCTGCCGGGCCAACGAGATCCTTGTGCTCGAAGACAACCCCTACGGGTTGCTGTACTTCGATTCTCCGCCTCCCCAGGCCATGCGGTCGGTCGACGACGACGGCGTCGTCTACCTCGGCACCTTCTCCAAGACACTCGCGCCGGGCTTCAGGGTGGGGTGGGCCCTCGCTCCGCACGCCATCCGCGAGAAGCTCATCCTCGCCAACGAGGCGGCTGTGCTGTCACCGAGTTCGTTCAGTCAGCTCATGATCTCGGAATATCTCGACTCGGCCGACTGGAAGGGGCAGATCAACACCTTCCGCGGCATCTATCGCGAACGCCGGGATGCCATGCTCGCCGCCCTCGCGGAATACCTGCCCCAGTTGACCTGGACAGTGCCCAACGGCGGGTTCTACGTGTGGGTGACCCTCCCCGACCACATGGATTCCAAGGCGATGCTGCCGCGCGCGGTGAAGGAGCTGGTGGCCTACACTCCCGGGACCGCCTTCTACGCCGACGGAAACGGTCGCAACAACATCCGCCTCTCGTTCTGCTACCCCACCCCCGAATTCATCCGTGAGGGCATCCGTCGTCTCTCGGTGGTGATCAACGGTGAGCTCGACCTGCTCAACACCTTCTCGCAGACCTCGCCGCTCGCGACCATCCCCCTGAAACAGGGCATCGCAAGCCCCCCCTCGAACATCGGATAG